Proteins co-encoded in one Cinclus cinclus chromosome Z, bCinCin1.1, whole genome shotgun sequence genomic window:
- the LOC134056649 gene encoding M-phase inducer phosphatase 2-like has product MCQGMENGLTTPVMKKEERAGKRSQCRQLFRLSWLPGSVPRPVLKRGQPSHRGTPVKAKKQKRVSGSPDQEASVQLRVGLEPSRSAQLEEMEKVLASDEQELIGDFSMPHLLPTVEGKDPSLKYISPGTLVAVLTGHFSSFLESSIVVDCRYPYEYEGGHITGAVNLPLQRDVEEFLLEQPSVALDSSKRVIVIFHCEFSVERGPKMCKFLRERDRSCHEYPQLQYPELYVLNGGYREFFFQFPSHCEPRDYRPMAHPAFKEELRKFRGQSRRGRRELLVRGRDL; this is encoded by the exons atgtgccaggggatggagaacGGGCTGACCACGCCagtgatgaagaaggaggag CGTGCGGGGAAGCGCAGCCAGTGCCGGCAGCTCTTCCGCTTGTCCTGGCTGcccggcagtgtccccaggcccgTCCTGAAGCGGGGACAGCCCTCGCACAGGGGCACCCCTGTCAAggctaagaagcagaagagggtgtCTGGCAGTCCTGACCAGGAGGCGTCGGTGCAGTTg agagtggggctggagccttccAGATCCGCCCAgcttgaggagatggagaaagtgctggccagcgatgagcaggagctcattggggacttctccatg cctcacctcctgccgacggtggaagggaaggacccaagcctgaagtacatctcccctggcacg ctggtggcagtgctgacggggcacttcagcagcttcctcgaGAGCAGCATCGTGGTGGACTGCCGGTACCCCTACGAATACGAGGGGGGCCACATCACG ggtgctgtcaACCTGCCGCTGCAGCGGGatgtggaggaattcctgctggagcagcccagtgtggcgctggacagcagcaagagggtgATCGTCATCTTCCACTGCGAGTTCTCTGTTGAAAGGGGCCCCAAAAT GTGCAAGTTCCTGCGGGAGAGGGATCGGTCCTGCCACGAGTACCCGCAGCTGCAGTACCCTGAGCTCTACGTCTTGAACGGGGGGTACCGCgagttcttcttccagttcccg AGCCACTGCGAGCCCCGGGACTATCGGCCCATGGCGCACCCGGCGTTCAAGGAGGAGCTGCGCAAATTCCGCGGGCAGAgccggcgcggccggcgggagcTCTTGGTCCGCGGGCGGGACCTgtga